In Leptospira levettii, the genomic window TTGGCTCCAACCATCATTTGTTCGGTAAGCACCGGGTAATAGGAATACGTTGGGTCAGGTGCAACAACAGTGTCACCTGGACCAATAAAAGTTTGGAATAACAAACGTAAGGCTTCATCCGAACCATTGGTGACCAGGATTTGGTTTGGGTCCAAATCATAATCTTTTGCAATGAGTTCCTGTAGTTTCCTTGCATGGTAATTGGGATACTTTCGGAGTAATCCTTTTTCGATCACTTCCTCGATTGCTTTTTGGATTTTCGGAGAAGGAGGATAGGGATTTTCGTTTGTATTTAATTTGATTGTGGAAGTAGTTAGTCCTGGTTGTTCTCCTGGAGTGTAGGGAGAAAAATTTAGGAGTTCCTTTCTCACAAATAATTTTGGATCAAATTGGTTTTCCTTTGAAGCCATTTTTTACAACCGATTCAAAGCATTGATGTAGGCTTTGGCACATGCTTCAATGATATCTGTTGAATCCCCTTTACCCACAACTCGGCGTTCGCCGTCCTCCAATGTGACAGAGGCTTCCGCCATCGCATCGGTTCCTTCTGTGACAGGTGAGATCACAAGGCGAGATAAGAGTGGGGACAGTCCAGTCACGGAACTGATTGCTTTAAAGATACTATCAACAGGTCCATCACCTTTTGCTTCGCCAACTTTTGTTTCACCTTTGCTTTGTAAGTTTACCTTTGCATAAGGTGCTTTGTCGGAACCAGTATTTTGTTCAAAAGAAATCAGTTTATAAGTTTCATCTACTTGTGAACGGCTAATTTCAGATTGGAAAAGGGCAGCAATGTCTTCGTCAAAGACTTCCTTTTTTTTATCTGCAATTTCCAAAAACCGATTGTATGCATTGTCAATTTCTTCTGGTTTTGGATCAAATCCCATACGAATGATTCGGTCCTTGAATCCAGCTCTACCTGAATGACGACCAAGCACCATACGGTTGGATTTTAAACCCACTGACTCTGGAGTCATGATTTCATAGGTTTGTCGGTTTTTGATCACACCATCTTGGTGGATACCTGATTCATGGGCAAATGCATTGGCTCCCACAATCGCTTTGTTAGGTTGTACAACCATCCCTGTAATGGTTTTTACTAAATGAGAACCACGTGTGATGAGTGTGGAATCAATCTTTGTTTCCACACCAAAGGTATCTTTTCTCGTTTTTAAAGCCATGACCACTTCTTCCATGGCTGTGTTACCTGCACGTTCACCGATTCCATTGATGGTACATTCAATCTGGCGTCCACCCGCAAGGACAGTGGCAAGGGAGTTGGCAACGGCAAGGCCTAGGTCATTATGACAATGCGCAGAAAAGATGACTTTGTCCGCACCTTTCACCTTCGTTTTTAAAAATTGAAACAGATCCATGTATTCTTGAGGGGTGGTATAACCAACAGTATCTGGGATGTTGATTGTCGTTGCGCCTTCTTCGATTACAGCTTCAACTAACTCACGTAAGAATTCCCATTCCGATCTTGTTGCATCTTCTGGTGAAAATTCTACATCGGGTACAAAGTCTTTTGCCATTCGAACGGCAATCCTTGCCATCTCTAGGACTTCGGAAGGAGATTTCCCGAGTTTGTGTTTCATATGGATGGGAGAAGAAGCAATGAATGTATGAATGCGTTTGGATTTAGCTGGTTTTAGTGCATCTCTTGCCGCTTCTAAATCTGGGCGGAGGGCACGGGCAAGACCACAAATGGTAGGACCTTCAATTTCGCGAGCAATCCTTTCGACTGCTTTGAACTGAACAGGGGAAGAGACTGGGAAACCTGCTTCAATGATATCTACTTTCATCCTCGCAAGGTGACCCGCAATTTCTACTTTTTCGTCTTCACTCATAGCAGCGCCAGGGCACTGCTCACCGTCTCTCAAAGTCGTATCAAAAATCCGTACGTAATCTTCCATCTCCTTCCAGATCATAGTTTCCCCGAAGTCTGTCAAGGAGTATGGAAAGCACCTGTGATCCAGCGGTATGGTTTCCCATCATCTTGCACTGGCGTTGGAGTTTGTTTGCCTTCTGTCCAAAACCGAATCGGTTTTTCTAGATCATAGGAGACCTCTTGTCTGGTAATCGATTGGTAGAAGGTTTGGACTTCCTTTCGGGGATTGGGAAAAAAACTGAAAATCAAAATCCAAAGGAGAAGGGAAACGGGAAGGATGGGGAGAGGTATTGGATTTCTTTTTTTTGCCAATCCCCAAGAGACACCAAGGAGTCCCAAAAACCAAAGGGGAAAGAGGTAACGAATGGGATAAGGATGGAGGTAAGTAAATCGACCCACCACCACAAGGAGGAAGAGTAAAATTGGAATCAACAAAAGAATCATTTGTTTGAGTTGGTGTGGAAACCGACGAAAAAAGAATACGAACACAAACAACAATCCGAGTAAGGATCGATTCTCATACACTAGCAGTTTGGAAAAATCATATACATAATGAATGGTTAGGAAGCTAATTTCTCCGAATGTTTTTGTTTGGAGAGAACCTAATAAAATTCCAAAACTGTTGGGAATCTGGAGTTTTGTTTTGAGGGAGTAAAGAATGAGTTCCATGATGATGAAATAAAACGGAATGAAAAGAAAGGAAAAAATGGATTTTTTCTGAATCAACATTTTCCAATCTTTAGAATCCATTTCCGAATATTTGATAATGACCAAACAAAAGATCCCAATACAAAAAGAGAATCGATCGGAAATGTATAAGAGGCTAAAACCGAATAAAAATAGAAACCTAGAAACTGGTTTTGGTAAAAACAATTTGGAAAATAAGAAACTTCGATTTATCTTTGTTTTGTGATCATACTCTGGTTGTTTTGGGAAAGAGGAAGTGGGATTTTCATTTGATTGGAATTGGTAATAAAGACTTACGAGGAATAGGCTAAAGAAAAAACCTGTACTATGGTGGGCATTCGAAAGAAAATGCACCAAGGGTAGGGGTTTATCTCCTAAAGATGCACCGAGTAAGGAAAAGACTGTGAATAAGGTTTGGAACCAGATTAAGAATTGGATTGTTTTTTCTTTGGATACCTTCGATGACAAAACCATATACAATCCTAATTGAAGGAAAACCATTTGCACCACACCGTAAATAGTAGGCAGATACAAAAAAGGGAATACCCAGTACAAGATGGCCATACACCCTATGTCGGGAAAAAAATAGGGAGAAGGGGGTAGATACCAATGTAAAATTCCTTCTCCTCTCATCCAATCTTTCACAAATAGTGGTGTATACAGTTGGTCAGCAGAGTATAAGGGAATAAAATAAATAGTTTCGCATAACAAGTAATTAATGATACTAGAAATACTTAAAAATAGTATCAAAACCATTTCTTCTTTCCCTTTGGCCTGTTTCCAAGATGAGTAGAAATATGATTGGAAAAAATTTCTGACGATTAGGATTGGATTCATATGCCAGAACAAATTGTGACTCGTAACAAACCGTTAAACCTCTTCTCTGTCAATTTGGCGGGTGGTGAAAATTGTTCCGAACCTATGCACTTCTACCAATCCATTTTAGGTGGCAAAGTTCTGAAAGAAAGTTTTGGTCATGCGGAACTAGAATTGGAGTCTGGTTTACGAATTGTTTTTTCGAAAGAAACAGAACATTGCCCTGTTCGGGGAGGAACTCTCACTTTACAAGTGGACCAACACGACCCTCTAGACAGAATCCTTTCCCATTGCCAATTGGTACAAGCAGTGCCAACCCAAGGGTATTCGTTATATGAAGACCATTGGGGGAATTGGATCTGGCTTTATTTTGCTAAAAACTGAGCCAACCGATCGGGATAGTCAGTGATAAGACCAGAGACACCAACATCAATGAGAGTTTTCCATTCTTCTTCTGTATTGGGAGTATAAGGAATCACAAGTAAAGACTCAGAATTACATTTGGTTACAAATTCCTTGGAACATGCTGAGAAATGGGGGAGGATCAAATCTGGCTCAAACTCCATATAATTTTCGTTAAGTGAATCTCCTTTTTCAATGAGTAAACCACGTAAAACTTCCGGTTCTTCTTTTCGTACCAAGTCTACTAGTTCCCAATCAAAACTACTCACCCAAATTCGATTTTGTAACTGGAACTTGCGGATGAGTTTGACTACTGCCTTCGCCAATTCTTTTCGTTCTTCTCTTTTGCCTTCACTTTTCAGTTCAATATCAAACACTGTATTATCAGGTAAGGTTTGTACAATCTGGGATAAGGTTGGAATCTGTTCACCTTCAAAATCCTCGGAAAAAAATCCCCCTGCATCAAGCTCGGCTAACTGACGATAGGGGATCTCGGCAACTTTTCCCTCTCCATCTGTTGTGCGGTCAACAGTAAAATCATGGATGACAACCAGTTCCCCAGATCCACATAACATGGTATCCAACTCAAAATAATGGGTGGATTCTGAACCTACCAGAAAAGATACAAGTGTATTTTCTGGAGCAAGACCCCTTGCCCCTCTATGTCCAATATTGACAGGAGTTTTACCGAGGAGAGTATATAATCGTTCGGATCTTGGTTTGAACATGGATTTACCCTGGTTGGATGGAAGATTCATATCCTTCTTCTTCCATCGCTTCCTTGAACATTTGTTGTTTTAAGTTTTCTCCAAGGTATCGATCAATGTAAATGTGGATGGCATACAATACGGGTGTGATGAGGATCGCAACTCCCATTTTGTATAAAAAATTGGTACTGGCAATGGAAACAAGTTTTGGTACTGGGTGGTACTTTCCAAGGGCAATGAAAATCACAACAAAGGAGTCAATGAGTTGTGAAATCACAGTGGAACCAGTAGCTCGTAACCAAATGTGTTTTCCCTTCGTTTTTTTTCGTAAAAAATGAAAGGTATGTAAATCAATCATCTGTCCAATCACATAAGCAATGATGGAACCAAGGATCACAAGACCTGAATTGGCAAACACTCTTTCAAAGGAAACATCATCAATCGGAGAATCAGGGCTTGCTGGAATTTGAATATCAATGACGATGAGAAGGTAGGCAAATCCAATCATTACCATCCCAAGGAAGGTTGTGGCTCGTACCACCTTACGCCCAAAGTATTCATTGAGTAAGTCTGTGATGATAAACGTAACGGGAAATGGGATGACCCCCATTGTCATGGTAAACCCAAAGGCAAAAAATAATTTACTACCCGTAAGTTCCGCAAGGAGTAAAAACGTAAGAAAAAAACTGAGTAGGACAGTATAAAGGATCACCGGTTTTTGTTTTAAGGCATTCATGGATTTCTTTTCCCCCCCAAATGAATTTCGACTAGGAGAGAATGGCTCCTAAAAAATCATGGGATACAGATAGATAGAGTGGGTTTCGATTAATCTCTACTCTTTTTTTCTGAACAGTTCGATAATCAATTTAGTAGAAACGTATATGTCTGAATCACAATCCCCTAATGCCCCAAAACGCCCACTTTCGAATGTGGCGAAGTATTCCTTATTATTTGCCTCTTGGTTCTTTTTATCTGCCATTTCGTTTTATTTGGGAATGAATCTCATGCAAAATTCAGGTTCCACTTTGGTTTTGAAAGACCTTCCTAAAACGGGAAATACAAATCCAAGTGTAGTGGAAGCATCCACTCCTTCTCTCGGCACTCCCTCTGAAATGGAGACGGGCGAGAAAAAAGAAACTGTCACCGTGGAAGAAGAAGTTGTGGAGGCACCAAACTTCGTTCCAGATGAGAATGTCAGTTTTCGGTCTTCCGCTTGGTCCACTGACTGGACGGCGATGAAAAAAACAGTCCACCTCTATAATGAAATCCATCCGTTCATTTACACAATGAAAGGTGGTCTTTCCAATAACGGAGAACTCATCTCCAGTTGGTCAAGTACTTCCCGAAAGGAACGAGTCCAAGAACTCCGTGCCTTAAATCCAAAAGTCAAAATCATCCCTACCATTTTCCGTTGGGAAAACCCAAAAGAAAAAATCCAAGAGAACATTGGTATGGGTGGGCGTAGTGACATCCGAGACCAC contains:
- a CDS encoding queuosine precursor transporter, whose product is MNALKQKPVILYTVLLSFFLTFLLLAELTGSKLFFAFGFTMTMGVIPFPVTFIITDLLNEYFGRKVVRATTFLGMVMIGFAYLLIVIDIQIPASPDSPIDDVSFERVFANSGLVILGSIIAYVIGQMIDLHTFHFLRKKTKGKHIWLRATGSTVISQLIDSFVVIFIALGKYHPVPKLVSIASTNFLYKMGVAILITPVLYAIHIYIDRYLGENLKQQMFKEAMEEEGYESSIQPG
- a CDS encoding 2-isopropylmalate synthase; the encoded protein is MIWKEMEDYVRIFDTTLRDGEQCPGAAMSEDEKVEIAGHLARMKVDIIEAGFPVSSPVQFKAVERIAREIEGPTICGLARALRPDLEAARDALKPAKSKRIHTFIASSPIHMKHKLGKSPSEVLEMARIAVRMAKDFVPDVEFSPEDATRSEWEFLRELVEAVIEEGATTINIPDTVGYTTPQEYMDLFQFLKTKVKGADKVIFSAHCHNDLGLAVANSLATVLAGGRQIECTINGIGERAGNTAMEEVVMALKTRKDTFGVETKIDSTLITRGSHLVKTITGMVVQPNKAIVGANAFAHESGIHQDGVIKNRQTYEIMTPESVGLKSNRMVLGRHSGRAGFKDRIIRMGFDPKPEEIDNAYNRFLEIADKKKEVFDEDIAALFQSEISRSQVDETYKLISFEQNTGSDKAPYAKVNLQSKGETKVGEAKGDGPVDSIFKAISSVTGLSPLLSRLVISPVTEGTDAMAEASVTLEDGERRVVGKGDSTDIIEACAKAYINALNRL
- a CDS encoding VOC family protein; this encodes MPEQIVTRNKPLNLFSVNLAGGENCSEPMHFYQSILGGKVLKESFGHAELELESGLRIVFSKETEHCPVRGGTLTLQVDQHDPLDRILSHCQLVQAVPTQGYSLYEDHWGNWIWLYFAKN
- a CDS encoding glycerophosphodiester phosphodiesterase → MFKPRSERLYTLLGKTPVNIGHRGARGLAPENTLVSFLVGSESTHYFELDTMLCGSGELVVIHDFTVDRTTDGEGKVAEIPYRQLAELDAGGFFSEDFEGEQIPTLSQIVQTLPDNTVFDIELKSEGKREERKELAKAVVKLIRKFQLQNRIWVSSFDWELVDLVRKEEPEVLRGLLIEKGDSLNENYMEFEPDLILPHFSACSKEFVTKCNSESLLVIPYTPNTEEEWKTLIDVGVSGLITDYPDRLAQFLAK